A single region of the Xylanibacillus composti genome encodes:
- a CDS encoding tetratricopeptide repeat protein, whose product MFKHMFAVMNEMLDHIIANLDQAKGNERQELLDQLAVLKSMSDTCIEEWLLFEEKMGVLHPKPATALVDAPSPALGDSQAWREAYERGHGFLKLLMFEQSIEQFEEAVRLQPDFLPARFYLALCYMQHGDTGEAYRHFQFIIQLSGDSRLKAVAYNAMGCIQVKKRNLEKAVELFMLAHEQDPDLDDPIRNMQVLTGETGSLQMGSGFPH is encoded by the coding sequence ATGTTCAAGCATATGTTTGCCGTAATGAACGAGATGCTCGATCACATAATTGCCAACTTGGATCAAGCAAAGGGAAACGAAAGACAGGAGCTGCTGGATCAGCTCGCCGTACTGAAATCAATGAGCGACACCTGCATTGAGGAGTGGCTTCTGTTCGAGGAAAAAATGGGTGTGCTGCATCCAAAACCGGCTACGGCTTTAGTCGATGCTCCTTCACCGGCACTGGGCGATTCTCAAGCATGGCGCGAAGCGTATGAAAGAGGACATGGCTTCCTAAAGCTGCTGATGTTTGAACAATCGATTGAACAATTTGAAGAAGCAGTCCGTCTGCAGCCGGATTTTTTGCCGGCAAGATTTTACTTGGCACTTTGTTACATGCAGCATGGGGATACCGGAGAAGCATACAGGCATTTTCAATTTATCATTCAATTATCCGGCGATTCCAGGCTGAAAGCCGTTGCCTATAATGCAATGGGCTGCATACAAGTGAAAAAACGCAATTTGGAAAAGGCGGTAGAGCTGTTCATGCTGGCGCATGAGCAGGATCCCGATTTGGATGACCCGATTCGCAATATGCAGGTTCTGACTGGAGAAACGGGCAGCCTGCAGATGGGGTCCGGATTTCCCCACTGA
- the panC gene encoding pantoate--beta-alanine ligase, whose product MIICRSVEEMRQWLRAQSAYRTGKTRTVGLVPTMGYLHDGHLSLVKRAKRENDYTVLSIFVNPLQFGPTEDFERYPRDEERDLALAEGVGTDAVFLPSLGAMYPDKPLTTVQVAGITEALCGASRPGHFDGVATVVSKLFHIVDPDRAYFGMKDAQQVAVLTQMVNDLNLDTTIVRCPTLREADGLALSSRNVYLTPEERSQATVLYKALQALREALKDRELTVAQAERLLMDTIQQSPLAVIEYAEVRTFPRLEAPARESRMMEWIEHQGTALIAALAVKFGNTRLIDNMVFDHDPE is encoded by the coding sequence ATGATCATTTGCCGTTCTGTCGAAGAAATGCGTCAATGGCTAAGAGCACAAAGCGCCTATCGAACGGGCAAAACCCGTACAGTTGGCCTCGTTCCGACAATGGGGTATTTGCATGACGGCCATCTCAGCCTCGTCAAGCGTGCGAAGCGGGAGAACGATTATACGGTACTGAGCATTTTTGTCAATCCGCTCCAGTTCGGGCCGACAGAGGATTTCGAACGATATCCGCGGGATGAAGAGCGGGATTTGGCGTTGGCGGAGGGGGTTGGCACGGACGCGGTTTTTCTGCCTTCACTGGGAGCAATGTATCCCGATAAGCCGTTGACGACCGTGCAGGTAGCCGGCATTACGGAAGCGCTTTGCGGCGCGTCCCGCCCAGGTCATTTCGACGGTGTAGCTACTGTTGTCAGCAAGCTGTTCCATATAGTGGATCCGGATCGCGCCTATTTTGGCATGAAGGATGCGCAGCAGGTTGCCGTGCTTACACAGATGGTGAATGATTTGAATCTGGATACGACGATTGTGCGCTGTCCTACGCTTCGTGAAGCGGACGGCCTGGCGTTGAGCTCGCGCAACGTATATTTGACGCCGGAAGAGAGAAGCCAAGCGACGGTTTTGTACAAAGCGCTCCAAGCTTTGCGGGAAGCCTTGAAGGATCGGGAGCTGACTGTAGCGCAGGCGGAACGCTTGTTAATGGACACCATCCAGCAATCGCCGCTGGCAGTGATCGAGTATGCGGAAGTGCGAACGTTTCCGCGGCTGGAAGCGCCTGCGCGCGAGAGCCGCATGATGGAATGGATCGAGCATCAAGGAACAGCATTAATCGCCGCGTTGGCTGTCAAATTCGGCAATACCCGGCTAATCGACAATATGGTGTTCGACCATGATCCTGAATAA
- the panD gene encoding aspartate 1-decarboxylase — protein MFRTMMKSKLHRATVTEANLQYVGSVTIDEALMEAVDLLPNEKVQIVNNNNGARLETYVIPGPRGSGVICLNGAAARLVQPGDIVIIIAYAIMSDDESRTYKPKVALMDEHNRIKEMIGEEIHATIV, from the coding sequence ATGTTTCGGACCATGATGAAATCCAAGCTTCATCGCGCTACCGTTACGGAAGCCAATCTGCAATATGTAGGCAGTGTCACCATTGACGAAGCGCTTATGGAAGCTGTCGACCTGCTGCCGAATGAGAAGGTGCAGATCGTCAATAACAATAACGGCGCCCGGTTGGAAACCTATGTGATTCCCGGTCCCCGCGGGTCGGGCGTCATTTGCTTGAACGGCGCTGCGGCAAGACTCGTTCAGCCAGGCGATATTGTCATTATTATTGCCTATGCGATCATGAGCGACGATGAGTCCAGAACCTACAAGCCGAAAGTTGCCTTAATGGATGAGCACAACCGTATTAAAGAAATGATCGGCGAGGAAATCCACGCCACCATTGTGTAA